From Streptomyces durmitorensis, a single genomic window includes:
- a CDS encoding DMT family transporter, with translation MTAQDSATRRSRIAVTTATGTTATAPQNSSRRSGTVMAALGVTAFSLTFPSTAWGLEGIGPWSFVALRCVLSAVIAGGALLALRVPLPARRHWAGLAVVAAGVVIGFPLLTTLALQTSTTAHAAVVVGLLPLTTAVFSALRTGARPSRMFWAAALTGAAAVIAFTVQQSGGALSTADLYLFASLLICAAGYTEGGRLAREMPGWQVIGWALVLCLPLAVAGAAVALQSEPFQLTGHSATGLLYSAVGSQFLGLVVWYRGMAAIGVPKASQLQLAQPLLTLVWSVFLLGEHLTPAAPLTAAAVLVCIAVTQRARG, from the coding sequence ATGACAGCACAGGATAGCGCTACTCGCCGGAGTCGGATAGCGGTCACCACCGCCACGGGTACCACCGCCACGGCCCCGCAGAACAGCTCCCGCCGCAGCGGCACCGTCATGGCCGCACTCGGCGTCACCGCCTTCTCGCTCACCTTCCCCTCCACCGCCTGGGGCCTCGAAGGCATCGGCCCCTGGTCGTTCGTGGCCCTGCGCTGCGTCCTGAGCGCGGTCATCGCGGGCGGCGCCCTGCTCGCCCTGCGCGTCCCGCTGCCCGCCCGCCGCCACTGGGCGGGGCTCGCGGTCGTCGCCGCCGGAGTCGTCATCGGCTTCCCGCTGCTCACCACGCTGGCCCTGCAGACCTCCACCACGGCCCACGCGGCCGTGGTCGTCGGACTGCTCCCGCTGACGACCGCCGTGTTCTCGGCGCTGCGCACCGGGGCGCGGCCCTCGCGGATGTTCTGGGCCGCCGCCCTCACCGGCGCGGCCGCGGTGATCGCATTCACCGTCCAGCAGAGCGGCGGCGCCCTGTCGACGGCCGACCTGTACCTCTTCGCCTCGCTCCTCATCTGCGCGGCCGGGTACACCGAGGGCGGTCGCCTCGCCCGTGAGATGCCGGGCTGGCAGGTCATCGGCTGGGCGCTCGTCCTGTGCCTGCCGCTCGCCGTGGCGGGTGCGGCCGTCGCGCTCCAGTCCGAGCCCTTCCAGCTCACCGGGCACAGCGCCACCGGGCTGCTCTACTCCGCCGTCGGCTCGCAGTTCCTCGGCCTGGTCGTCTGGTACCGCGGCATGGCGGCGATCGGCGTCCCCAAGGCGAGCCAGCTCCAGCTCGCCCAGCCGCTGCTCACCCTGGTCTGGTCGGTGTTCCTGCTCGGCGAGCACCTCACGCCCGCCGCGCCCCTGACCGCCGCAGCCGTCCTCGTGTGCATCGCGGTCACCCAACGGGCGCGCGGCTAG
- a CDS encoding DUF1918 domain-containing protein, translating into MRATVGDKLVVHGRVVGQHDRIAEVVEVLGADGGPPYRVRLEDGHETVMSPGPDTVVRHQDPAQ; encoded by the coding sequence ATGCGTGCAACCGTAGGCGACAAGCTGGTGGTCCACGGCAGGGTCGTCGGGCAGCACGACCGGATCGCGGAGGTCGTCGAGGTGCTCGGCGCGGACGGCGGACCGCCGTACCGCGTGCGCCTCGAGGACGGCCACGAGACGGTCATGTCGCCGGGCCCCGACACCGTCGTACGGCACCAGGACCCGGCTCAGTAG